In bacterium, a single window of DNA contains:
- a CDS encoding FAD-binding protein → MADWYEPHQYDVLIVGAGGAGLRAAIAAADAGVSVGLISKCLLGKAHTVMAEGGIAAALGNLDAQDNWEVHFADTMRGGQLINDYRMVEIFAREAPERVYELERWGGLFDRTPDGRILQRPFGAHTYRRLCHVGDRTGLELIRTLQEKAIHCGIDVHMEVTLTRLLRDGDRIAGAFGYRKETGRFVMFRAKAVVFATGGWGKLYKVTSNSWDCTGDGCAMAYEAGAELMDMEMVQFHPTGMVWPPGVRGILVTEAVRGEGGILRNSEGERFMERYDPKKKDLSSRDVVARSIYKEVQAGRGTPHGGAWLDVTQRGADFIKKKLPSMYEQFLKLADIDITKSPMEVAPTIHYVMGGVRVEPGTGVTTVPGLFAAGEVAAGLHGSNRLGGNSLSDLIVFGKRAGEHAAQYAQGLAEAPGVDDAQAGEERRLLQRPFESGGTENPYVLHDELQAVMAEHAGIARTGEGLRQGLEKILALQGRTERLRAGGSLLYNPGWHECRDVRFMLTLAEAIFRSAIEREESRGAHWRLDFPDQSPEWGRRNMIVVREGDRMAVRARPVPQMPPELARLVQGETAVKTT, encoded by the coding sequence GTGGCTGACTGGTACGAACCGCATCAGTACGACGTCCTGATCGTCGGCGCGGGCGGCGCCGGACTGCGCGCCGCGATCGCGGCCGCCGACGCCGGCGTGTCGGTCGGCCTCATCAGCAAGTGTCTGCTCGGCAAGGCGCACACGGTGATGGCCGAGGGCGGGATCGCCGCCGCGCTCGGCAACCTGGACGCGCAGGACAACTGGGAAGTGCACTTCGCCGACACCATGCGCGGCGGGCAGCTGATCAACGACTATCGCATGGTCGAGATCTTCGCCCGCGAAGCGCCCGAGCGCGTCTACGAGTTGGAGCGCTGGGGCGGGCTCTTCGACCGGACGCCGGACGGGCGGATTCTCCAGCGGCCGTTCGGCGCGCACACGTACCGGCGGCTCTGCCACGTCGGCGACCGGACCGGGCTCGAGCTGATCCGCACGCTCCAGGAAAAGGCGATCCACTGCGGCATCGACGTGCACATGGAAGTGACGTTGACGCGCCTGCTCCGGGACGGTGACCGGATCGCGGGCGCGTTCGGCTACCGGAAGGAGACGGGCCGGTTCGTCATGTTTCGCGCGAAGGCCGTGGTGTTCGCCACCGGCGGCTGGGGCAAGCTGTACAAGGTGACCAGCAACTCGTGGGACTGCACCGGCGACGGGTGCGCGATGGCCTACGAGGCCGGGGCGGAACTGATGGACATGGAGATGGTGCAGTTCCACCCCACCGGCATGGTGTGGCCGCCCGGCGTCCGCGGCATCCTCGTCACCGAGGCGGTGCGGGGCGAAGGCGGGATCCTCCGCAACTCGGAAGGCGAGCGCTTCATGGAGCGCTACGATCCGAAGAAGAAGGACCTCAGCAGCCGGGACGTTGTCGCCCGGTCGATTTACAAGGAGGTCCAGGCGGGCCGCGGGACACCGCACGGCGGCGCGTGGCTCGACGTCACCCAGCGGGGCGCGGACTTCATCAAGAAGAAGCTGCCCAGCATGTACGAGCAGTTCCTCAAGCTGGCGGACATCGACATCACGAAGTCTCCGATGGAAGTCGCCCCGACGATCCATTATGTCATGGGCGGCGTGCGGGTCGAGCCGGGGACCGGAGTCACGACCGTGCCGGGGTTGTTTGCCGCCGGCGAGGTGGCCGCCGGACTCCACGGGTCCAACCGGCTCGGCGGCAACTCGCTGAGCGACCTCATCGTGTTCGGCAAGCGCGCCGGGGAGCACGCGGCGCAGTATGCGCAGGGGCTGGCGGAGGCGCCGGGCGTCGACGATGCCCAGGCGGGCGAGGAGCGGCGGCTGCTGCAGCGGCCGTTCGAAAGCGGGGGGACGGAGAATCCGTACGTCCTGCACGACGAGCTGCAGGCGGTCATGGCCGAGCACGCGGGGATCGCGCGCACCGGCGAGGGCCTCCGTCAGGGACTCGAGAAGATCCTGGCCCTGCAGGGGCGGACCGAGCGCCTGCGCGCCGGCGGCTCGTTGCTCTACAATCCCGGATGGCACGAGTGCCGGGACGTGCGCTTCATGCTGACGCTGGCCGAAGCGATCTTCCGCTCCGCGATCGAGCGCGAGGAGAGCCGGGGCGCGCACTGGCGGCTCGATTTCCCCGACCAGAGCCCGGAGTGGGGCCGGCGGAACATGATCGTCGTCAGGGAGGGGGACCGCATGGCGGTCCGCGCGCGCCCGGTGCCGCAGATGCCGCCGGAGCTCGCCCGCCTCGTGCAGGGCGAGACGGCCGTCAAGACCACATGA